The proteins below come from a single Gimesia alba genomic window:
- the mqnE gene encoding aminofutalosine synthase MqnE translates to MNLNQTEQQQLDLITRKVEAGERISFDEGVFLDEKVDILTLGGLANQIRERKNGNFAFYNTNIHLNPTNVCVYRCKFCAFRADLKSPRGYTFTDDMIRERVQEARATGATEIHVVGGLHHQKKFDWYLNVVRVIHEEYPELHIKAWTPVEINWFSFMTKKPTRWVLEQMMEAGLSSMPGGGAEIFHPEVREQICEHKADSETWFEVHREAHNLGLRSNATILYGHYEQAKHRIDHLCRLRELQDETGGFQTFIPLAFHPENTGMSEIHKPSGLMDLKVIALSRIMLDNFDHIKAYWIMLGEKTAQTALSFGADDLDGTVVHELIYHDAGAKTPEGLTVEQLHRLINEAGRIPVERDTLYRHIVREGADWSVGEPILTSAAS, encoded by the coding sequence ATGAATCTGAATCAAACCGAACAACAACAGTTGGATCTCATTACCCGCAAAGTCGAAGCCGGCGAACGCATCAGTTTTGATGAAGGCGTTTTTCTGGATGAGAAAGTCGATATTCTGACGCTGGGCGGACTGGCCAATCAGATTCGCGAACGCAAAAACGGCAACTTTGCGTTTTATAATACCAACATCCATTTGAACCCGACCAACGTCTGCGTCTATCGCTGCAAGTTCTGTGCATTCCGGGCCGACCTGAAATCACCCCGCGGCTACACTTTCACTGACGATATGATCCGCGAACGTGTTCAGGAAGCCCGCGCCACGGGTGCAACGGAAATTCACGTCGTGGGAGGCCTGCACCACCAGAAAAAGTTTGACTGGTATTTGAATGTGGTTCGCGTGATTCATGAAGAATATCCCGAGCTGCACATCAAAGCCTGGACGCCCGTGGAAATCAACTGGTTCAGCTTTATGACCAAAAAACCGACACGCTGGGTTCTGGAGCAGATGATGGAAGCCGGCCTATCCAGTATGCCCGGCGGAGGGGCGGAAATCTTCCACCCCGAAGTGCGTGAGCAGATTTGCGAGCACAAGGCCGACTCAGAAACCTGGTTTGAAGTGCATCGCGAAGCCCACAACCTCGGCCTGCGAAGTAACGCCACCATTCTCTATGGCCACTATGAACAGGCAAAACACCGCATTGATCACCTTTGCCGCTTGCGAGAATTACAGGACGAAACCGGCGGCTTCCAGACATTCATTCCTCTGGCATTCCATCCGGAAAATACAGGCATGTCAGAAATCCATAAACCATCGGGACTGATGGACCTGAAAGTGATTGCCCTGTCACGCATCATGCTCGATAACTTTGACCACATCAAAGCCTACTGGATCATGCTCGGCGAAAAGACCGCACAGACAGCACTGAGCTTCGGAGCCGACGACCTGGACGGGACCGTGGTTCATGAACTGATCTACCACGACGCCGGGGCCAAAACGCCTGAAGGCTTAACAGTCGAACAATTACACCGTCTGATCAACGAAGCCGGCCGGATTCCCGTTGAACGCGACACACTCTATCGACATATCGTCAGAGAGGGCGCTGACTGGAGCGTAGGCGAACCAATTCTGACCTCCGCCGCTTCGTGA
- a CDS encoding VOC family protein: protein MTDSAVTDSIQVQSFDHITLVVKDLEASRQFYVDFLGMEHVPRPGFSFEGHWFQIGDQQIHLILEHDQSGKAGNLDPDQNTRTHHFAFQVNDAKQAYEKAVSRGIPIVSPPKSRPDGATQTFVNDPDGHIIELCSLS from the coding sequence ATGACCGATTCTGCCGTTACTGACTCGATTCAGGTCCAGTCGTTTGACCACATCACACTGGTCGTGAAAGATCTGGAAGCCTCCCGTCAGTTCTACGTTGATTTCCTGGGAATGGAACATGTTCCTCGACCGGGGTTCTCATTTGAAGGGCACTGGTTTCAAATCGGAGATCAGCAGATTCACCTGATCCTCGAACACGATCAATCAGGAAAAGCCGGGAATCTCGACCCTGATCAGAACACGCGCACCCATCATTTTGCGTTTCAAGTCAACGATGCAAAACAAGCCTACGAGAAAGCCGTCAGTCGGGGAATTCCCATCGTTTCGCCTCCCAAATCGCGGCCCGATGGTGCCACCCAAACCTTTGTGAATGACCCGGACGGCCACATTATCGAGCTCTGCTCACTCTCATGA
- a CDS encoding coiled-coil domain-containing protein yields the protein MSDETKPEQKIESPSPFAGIRPSSDDLSGSQPLSSPQGVERRADAPHTSQAPIPQNEASSFSAQKQAALEESLSFAAVAAETQTQGATESGASLTGAELLSQAGEIANYLKSQFAEISRREQTLNSQLSELDNERRKIRMWVGQIEEQYDEREASVREKETELIRKAVECEKLAKTVQHEQEKVFDAQDALELERSEMRDQILIEFAQQREALERQRLDLNQERDRIREDVLSSLSDQRRDLEHAQEEWRGVKQTELDHLKREREIHETAIRKVEEELASRKEKFELELKTQKAEWESKKQAELESLESQKRDFVIRSEEIEHQLTIQREDLQREYSSREEQFEQKRTLIENRIKFQENHLLRLRKQVEQEQHEFQRQQQIQQQQHEQNERIHLLRMKQLDRFRDLLHQREESLSRERTLHLELRRKVERQELNQAQRMTQEYESWKKDRDAQKAELRRQQDMLALHAENLERRRERLDTLRAEVEETHRGTLEMRLALEEGWAQLTQVEGEEAARERLEKARDALATHYRQLRESLSVERQELDHSQEVFHRHRDEFRQERQDLSEWIAERDEQLRLRSEQLRFEAEQMSIRDAAWDQNRETWLQEKVHAELIIRELLQQLTDLTGNEEMVDEAALLSKPKPIDSPIEALSDTQMDEFVDQQVETDTPETELDSEA from the coding sequence ATGAGCGATGAAACCAAGCCTGAGCAGAAAATAGAGTCCCCTTCTCCGTTTGCGGGTATCCGACCGTCGAGCGACGATTTATCTGGCTCTCAGCCGCTTTCCAGTCCCCAAGGCGTCGAACGCCGGGCTGACGCTCCCCACACTTCGCAGGCACCCATTCCACAGAATGAAGCTTCGTCTTTCAGTGCGCAGAAGCAGGCAGCGCTTGAAGAAAGTCTCTCTTTTGCAGCGGTTGCTGCCGAAACGCAGACACAAGGGGCGACGGAATCAGGTGCTTCTTTAACGGGCGCTGAGCTGTTATCGCAGGCGGGTGAAATTGCCAATTATCTGAAATCGCAGTTTGCTGAAATCAGCCGTCGAGAGCAGACGCTGAACAGTCAATTGAGTGAGCTTGATAATGAGCGACGCAAAATTCGGATGTGGGTCGGTCAGATTGAGGAGCAGTATGACGAACGCGAAGCCAGCGTACGCGAGAAAGAAACAGAGTTAATTCGCAAAGCGGTGGAGTGCGAAAAGCTGGCGAAAACTGTGCAGCACGAGCAGGAGAAAGTCTTCGATGCTCAGGATGCGCTGGAGCTGGAACGCAGTGAAATGCGAGATCAGATTCTGATTGAATTTGCCCAGCAGCGGGAAGCCCTGGAGCGTCAGCGTCTGGACTTAAATCAGGAACGGGACCGAATTCGTGAGGATGTTCTGTCTTCACTGTCTGATCAGCGGCGCGACCTGGAACACGCTCAGGAAGAGTGGCGGGGCGTGAAGCAGACCGAGTTGGACCATCTGAAACGAGAACGTGAGATTCATGAAACCGCGATTCGAAAAGTAGAAGAAGAACTCGCTTCTCGCAAAGAGAAATTTGAGCTGGAGCTGAAAACACAAAAAGCGGAGTGGGAGTCAAAAAAACAGGCAGAGCTGGAATCGCTGGAATCGCAAAAGCGAGACTTTGTAATTCGTTCTGAAGAGATCGAACACCAGCTGACAATTCAGCGCGAGGACCTGCAGCGCGAATACAGTTCCCGGGAAGAACAGTTTGAACAGAAGCGTACGCTGATCGAGAACCGAATCAAGTTTCAGGAGAATCACCTGCTGCGGTTGAGAAAGCAGGTCGAGCAGGAACAGCATGAATTCCAGCGGCAGCAGCAGATCCAGCAACAGCAGCACGAACAGAACGAACGGATTCATCTGTTGCGAATGAAACAGCTTGATCGGTTCCGGGACTTATTACATCAGCGCGAAGAGTCTTTGAGTCGTGAACGGACGTTGCATTTAGAACTGCGGCGTAAGGTCGAACGCCAGGAACTGAATCAGGCGCAGCGGATGACGCAAGAATATGAGTCCTGGAAAAAAGACCGCGACGCACAAAAGGCTGAACTGCGTCGTCAGCAAGACATGTTAGCATTGCATGCTGAAAATCTGGAACGCCGTCGCGAACGATTGGATACATTAAGGGCTGAAGTGGAAGAGACGCATCGCGGTACCTTGGAAATGCGTCTGGCTCTTGAGGAAGGTTGGGCACAACTGACTCAGGTGGAAGGTGAAGAAGCGGCTCGCGAGCGATTGGAGAAAGCCAGAGATGCTCTGGCTACGCATTACCGTCAGTTACGTGAATCTCTCTCGGTGGAACGGCAGGAACTGGATCATTCTCAAGAAGTATTTCATCGCCATCGTGATGAATTTCGACAGGAGCGTCAGGATCTTTCTGAATGGATTGCCGAGCGCGACGAACAATTACGATTGCGCAGCGAACAGTTGCGATTTGAAGCAGAGCAGATGTCGATTCGGGATGCGGCCTGGGATCAGAATCGGGAAACTTGGCTGCAGGAAAAAGTGCATGCTGAACTGATTATTCGTGAACTGCTACAGCAGTTGACTGATCTGACCGGGAATGAAGAGATGGTCGATGAGGCGGCATTATTATCCAAACCCAAACCGATTGATTCACCAATCGAAGCGTTATCTGATACACAAATGGATGAGTTTGTGGATCAGCAAGTGGAAACAGATACTCCGGAAACGGAGCTTGATTCAGAAGCTTGA
- the trxA gene encoding thioredoxin translates to MAENVLEFTDANFQSEVIEASEPVLVDFWAPWCGPCKMMMPTIEEIASDYSGRVRVGKLNTDENPGVASSNNISAIPTVMLYKNGQVVETFVGVTPKERFSASLDSQL, encoded by the coding sequence ATGGCTGAAAATGTCCTGGAATTCACTGATGCGAATTTCCAATCTGAAGTAATTGAAGCGTCGGAACCAGTTTTAGTTGATTTTTGGGCTCCCTGGTGTGGTCCTTGTAAAATGATGATGCCGACCATCGAAGAAATTGCCAGCGATTATTCAGGCCGGGTTCGTGTGGGAAAGTTGAACACGGATGAAAATCCGGGCGTGGCTTCCTCCAATAACATCAGCGCCATTCCCACCGTGATGCTTTACAAAAATGGCCAAGTTGTTGAAACGTTCGTGGGTGTGACTCCCAAAGAACGCTTTTCTGCATCTCTTGACAGCCAGTTATAA
- the purN gene encoding phosphoribosylglycinamide formyltransferase produces MNADLTLAPVLNRPLKLAVLISGGGTTLTNFLKKKAAGELNIEVPLVIASRPDCGGVAKAEAAGLRSEVIRRRDFENTHDFSSAIFDLCREAEADLVTLAGFLSLIHIPDDFQYRVMNIHPALIPAFCGHGFYGHKVHEAVVARGVKVSGCTVHFADNEYDHGPIIGQSAVPVKGTDTPDEVAANVFQAECELYPHVIRLFAAGKIKIVDRRAVIEE; encoded by the coding sequence ATGAACGCGGATCTCACTCTCGCTCCTGTCCTGAACCGTCCACTTAAACTGGCCGTTCTGATTTCCGGCGGCGGAACAACACTCACAAACTTTCTGAAAAAAAAAGCAGCCGGCGAACTGAATATTGAGGTTCCGCTGGTTATCGCCAGCCGCCCCGACTGCGGCGGAGTCGCCAAAGCTGAAGCCGCCGGTCTGCGCAGCGAAGTGATCAGACGCCGCGATTTTGAAAACACACATGACTTCAGCAGCGCGATTTTTGACCTCTGCCGCGAAGCCGAAGCCGATCTGGTTACACTGGCTGGTTTTCTGTCACTGATCCATATCCCCGATGACTTCCAGTATCGTGTGATGAATATTCATCCGGCCCTGATTCCCGCCTTCTGCGGACACGGCTTTTACGGCCATAAAGTTCATGAAGCGGTCGTCGCACGCGGCGTCAAAGTCAGCGGCTGTACTGTGCATTTCGCGGATAATGAATACGATCACGGTCCCATCATCGGCCAGAGTGCTGTTCCCGTCAAAGGGACCGACACTCCCGACGAAGTCGCCGCCAATGTCTTCCAGGCCGAATGTGAGCTCTACCCCCACGTCATCCGACTTTTCGCCGCAGGCAAAATCAAAATCGTCGATCGCCGCGCCGTCATCGAAGAGTAA
- a CDS encoding multicopper oxidase family protein, with protein MVTPNDRREFLVKGAAATAGLFAAGTVMGQQAETAKADAASQAGPGVDDGYPRMHPGLGGPIGSPTDRGKLVPGLRAPGLTPVNVIAPDLPTTFGKIVDGAREFHLRAMPVRREVLPGIWMDAYGYNEQFPGPVLEMYQGERVRIIFKNELPEATTLHSHGMELPVYMDGIPAVTQNLVKPGETFVYEYDVHQEGSYFLHPHVAMQEAIGMVVPFIIHPKVAFEPTVDRDFVLMTQQFSMLPNTSIPDTTSMDWNFLTINGRCGPYTTPLVCKLGERIRIRFLNFSTLHQHPMHLHGHTFWVTATEGGRIPESAWIPGNTVIVGVAQSREVELVANNPGDWVMHCHMFHHMMNHMVTQVGPIVRDNKNKAGFEVPGFPQMMSSAKLTPEDVYKLTSRRETQGMREGWYHGVHGLFTVLRVLPPELYDKVMYTNDPIPPNSSNPFGPPPGSQKL; from the coding sequence ATGGTGACTCCCAACGATCGCAGAGAATTTCTGGTCAAAGGTGCGGCTGCGACCGCCGGTCTGTTTGCCGCCGGTACGGTCATGGGGCAACAGGCTGAAACAGCGAAAGCGGATGCAGCCTCCCAAGCAGGCCCTGGAGTCGATGACGGATATCCCCGGATGCATCCCGGCCTGGGTGGGCCAATCGGCAGTCCGACGGATCGGGGTAAGCTTGTTCCCGGTCTTCGCGCGCCGGGTTTGACGCCCGTGAATGTCATTGCCCCCGATTTGCCAACGACGTTCGGGAAAATTGTTGATGGGGCGCGGGAGTTTCATCTGCGTGCGATGCCGGTGCGCCGCGAGGTTTTACCGGGCATCTGGATGGACGCCTATGGTTACAATGAACAGTTTCCGGGGCCCGTGCTCGAGATGTACCAAGGGGAACGGGTACGGATTATTTTCAAGAATGAACTGCCAGAGGCGACCACGCTGCATTCGCATGGAATGGAGTTGCCGGTCTATATGGACGGGATTCCGGCGGTGACTCAGAATCTGGTCAAGCCGGGTGAGACGTTCGTGTATGAATATGATGTGCATCAGGAAGGCAGTTACTTCCTACATCCTCATGTCGCAATGCAGGAAGCGATCGGGATGGTGGTCCCGTTTATCATTCATCCCAAGGTTGCTTTTGAGCCCACCGTCGATCGGGATTTCGTATTGATGACGCAACAGTTTTCCATGCTGCCGAATACCAGTATTCCTGATACGACGTCGATGGACTGGAACTTTCTGACGATCAATGGTCGTTGTGGCCCTTACACAACGCCGCTGGTCTGTAAGCTGGGGGAACGCATTCGCATTCGGTTTCTGAATTTCAGCACGCTGCATCAGCATCCGATGCACTTGCACGGTCATACCTTCTGGGTCACTGCAACAGAGGGGGGCCGCATACCGGAGTCGGCGTGGATTCCTGGCAATACGGTGATTGTGGGTGTCGCGCAATCGCGCGAGGTGGAATTAGTCGCAAACAATCCGGGAGACTGGGTGATGCACTGCCATATGTTCCACCACATGATGAATCATATGGTGACACAGGTCGGACCCATCGTGCGCGATAATAAAAACAAAGCCGGTTTTGAAGTGCCCGGATTCCCACAGATGATGTCGAGCGCGAAACTGACGCCGGAAGACGTGTATAAACTGACAAGTCGTCGAGAGACACAAGGGATGCGGGAAGGCTGGTACCATGGCGTGCATGGATTGTTTACCGTACTTCGCGTGCTACCGCCGGAGCTGTATGACAAAGTAATGTACACGAACGATCCGATTCCGCCGAATTCGAGCAACCCCTTCGGTCCGCCTCCGGGAAGTCAGAAGCTTTAG
- a CDS encoding TolC family protein produces the protein MKREISIAVSAVMVIASGCATGPEHHASKSQDLKQSVDRVSAIEEKPYRLALEDDDDFTAPKQRSESTTRQVDHEEEIALPLTQPESILLPAPDESLPTPSSEHDVVMSLETLEQMALSNNPTLIQAMAQVDAASGAAYQAGLYPNPVVGYASDQIGIEGTAGELQGAYVSQEFVTAGKLQLSRAKWSQAACIAETNLSAQYDRVLNDVRIHFYKTLAAQQHVELQKQLLANAKDNMQTHKEMLNLGQTNMAGFLQSEVDLSQNQLNLQKAENNLERAWRNLMAMVGTPDLLRSTLSGSLEPTEEKLDWDSAFHHLLQNSPELIAAGEKIHHDEITVERERVQSIPNILVDVDFGHNFETDNSVAGVTAGIALPIFDNNSGTIDQAQADLNRSRADVKRLELTLSMKLAEKYRDYQTAWQHIQAYQNEMLPKARRAHELLYESYFKRRAAWLDVLLAQRRSLELQQQYVDALLAYRETDIVIRGMLLTGGLTQPPAPLSGGHIDAVPKPR, from the coding sequence GTGAAACGGGAAATTTCGATAGCCGTATCGGCAGTGATGGTGATTGCCAGTGGTTGTGCCACGGGGCCGGAACATCACGCTTCGAAGTCGCAGGATCTGAAGCAGAGTGTAGACCGCGTCTCGGCGATAGAAGAAAAGCCGTACCGTCTTGCACTTGAAGACGACGATGATTTTACCGCACCCAAACAGCGTTCCGAGTCAACGACGCGTCAAGTCGATCATGAAGAAGAGATCGCGCTGCCGTTAACGCAACCGGAGTCAATTCTGTTGCCGGCTCCTGATGAGAGTCTGCCCACACCATCGAGCGAACATGACGTGGTGATGTCATTGGAAACACTCGAACAAATGGCGCTGTCGAACAATCCCACATTGATCCAGGCGATGGCGCAGGTGGATGCCGCCTCGGGAGCCGCTTATCAAGCGGGACTTTATCCCAATCCGGTGGTCGGGTATGCCAGTGATCAGATCGGGATCGAAGGGACGGCGGGTGAATTGCAGGGCGCCTATGTTTCTCAGGAATTTGTTACAGCGGGAAAACTGCAACTCAGTCGTGCGAAATGGTCACAGGCGGCCTGCATCGCAGAGACCAATCTTTCCGCTCAATATGATCGTGTACTGAATGATGTGCGGATTCATTTCTATAAAACGTTGGCAGCACAGCAGCATGTGGAACTTCAAAAGCAGTTGTTGGCCAACGCGAAAGATAATATGCAGACCCACAAGGAAATGCTCAATCTGGGGCAGACCAATATGGCAGGGTTTCTGCAATCGGAAGTGGATCTGAGCCAGAATCAGTTAAACTTGCAAAAGGCGGAAAACAATCTGGAACGGGCGTGGCGGAATCTGATGGCGATGGTGGGGACGCCGGATCTGCTCCGTTCTACTTTGAGTGGGTCACTGGAACCGACCGAAGAAAAACTGGACTGGGATTCCGCGTTTCATCATTTGTTGCAGAACAGTCCCGAGCTGATCGCTGCCGGAGAAAAGATTCATCACGATGAAATCACTGTTGAGCGCGAACGCGTTCAGTCAATTCCCAATATTCTGGTCGACGTCGATTTTGGTCACAACTTTGAAACGGACAACTCTGTGGCGGGGGTGACCGCCGGAATTGCGTTGCCGATTTTTGATAACAATAGTGGAACCATCGATCAGGCACAGGCGGATCTGAATCGATCGCGGGCGGATGTGAAACGGCTGGAATTAACCTTGAGTATGAAGCTGGCTGAGAAGTACCGTGACTACCAGACGGCCTGGCAGCATATTCAGGCATATCAGAATGAGATGTTACCCAAAGCCAGACGGGCTCACGAGCTACTCTATGAAAGTTATTTCAAGCGGCGGGCGGCCTGGCTGGATGTGTTGCTGGCGCAACGACGTAGTCTGGAGCTGCAACAGCAGTATGTCGATGCACTACTGGCATACCGCGAAACGGATATTGTGATTCGAGGCATGTTGTTGACGGGGGGATTAACCCAGCCTCCCGCTCCCCTCAGCGGTGGACATATCGACGCGGTTCCGAAGCCACGCTAA
- a CDS encoding DeoR/GlpR family DNA-binding transcription regulator gives MSSRQKRQVAKAVADMISPGEAVLMDGGTTTLEVARQLAGKQLQVVTNSLPIANLLVNQPQIDLMLIGGFLFPKTGVALGKTAVDSLKSVHVRRLIISVGGITEGGLYNSNMLLVETEQQMFEAAEEVIVVTDSTKFGHSALAYLCPLNTVDHIVVDDGITEEWKTVIQDAGIELTIVET, from the coding sequence ATGTCATCCAGGCAAAAAAGGCAGGTTGCTAAAGCTGTGGCTGACATGATCTCTCCCGGTGAAGCAGTGCTGATGGATGGAGGGACCACCACACTGGAAGTCGCCCGGCAACTGGCGGGAAAACAATTACAGGTTGTCACAAATTCACTGCCGATTGCCAATCTGCTGGTGAATCAGCCACAAATTGATTTGATGTTGATCGGGGGATTCCTATTCCCCAAAACGGGAGTCGCATTAGGCAAGACAGCAGTTGACTCACTGAAGAGTGTCCATGTTCGACGGCTCATTATCAGTGTCGGCGGCATTACAGAAGGCGGACTATACAACAGCAACATGTTACTGGTGGAAACAGAACAGCAAATGTTTGAAGCAGCAGAAGAAGTAATCGTTGTGACAGACAGCACCAAATTCGGCCACTCGGCACTGGCTTATTTATGCCCGCTGAATACAGTCGACCACATTGTCGTTGATGACGGCATCACGGAGGAATGGAAAACCGTCATCCAGGACGCAGGCATCGAACTAACGATTGTAGAAACATAA
- the pduL gene encoding phosphate propanoyltransferase: MTQLSNSISRSQVEQLVRQALSQQLGAGPATAPSSAPNPLVVNISARHIHLSQEHLEVLFGKGAELEVQKDLYQEGYFAATQTVAVVGPRRRMIPNVRVLGPCRGDTQVELAFTDTISLGLEVPIRISGDLKGTPGCVLMGPKGVVELEFGVIRAARHVHMSPADCAYYGCSNGDNLHLRIESAGCTTVLEDVVVRENPEVKLEVHIDTDEGNAVDLDHASSVKLYVPETCKCKHS, encoded by the coding sequence ATGACACAACTTTCTAATTCCATCTCACGCTCGCAGGTAGAACAACTGGTTCGCCAGGCTTTATCACAACAACTTGGAGCAGGCCCTGCTACCGCACCTTCGTCTGCCCCGAACCCGCTGGTGGTGAATATCTCCGCCCGGCACATTCATCTTTCACAGGAACACCTGGAAGTCCTCTTCGGCAAAGGAGCTGAGCTCGAAGTTCAGAAAGATCTGTACCAGGAAGGATACTTCGCTGCGACTCAAACCGTCGCCGTCGTCGGTCCCCGCCGCCGGATGATTCCTAACGTGCGCGTCTTAGGACCCTGCCGGGGTGATACTCAGGTGGAACTCGCTTTTACCGACACGATCTCACTGGGCCTCGAAGTTCCCATTCGCATTAGTGGCGACCTCAAAGGCACGCCCGGCTGTGTGCTGATGGGTCCCAAAGGCGTTGTTGAATTAGAATTCGGCGTCATCCGTGCTGCCCGCCACGTACATATGTCTCCCGCCGACTGTGCTTACTACGGCTGCTCTAACGGTGATAATTTACATCTGAGAATTGAATCGGCAGGTTGCACGACCGTTCTGGAAGACGTCGTCGTGCGTGAAAACCCCGAAGTCAAACTCGAAGTCCACATCGATACCGATGAAGGCAACGCTGTCGATCTGGACCATGCAAGCTCCGTGAAACTGTATGTCCCGGAAACGTGTAAATGCAAACATAGCTGA
- a CDS encoding BMC domain-containing protein, producing MAKAMEALGMVETKGLISLIEAADAMLKAANVQMIGWEKVGSGLVTAFVVGDVAAVKAAVDAGAASASKVGEVVSVQVIPRPHEELANVLPGKTSAAKK from the coding sequence ATGGCGAAAGCAATGGAAGCCCTGGGAATGGTGGAAACAAAAGGGCTGATCAGCCTGATTGAAGCCGCCGATGCAATGTTGAAAGCGGCCAACGTACAGATGATTGGCTGGGAAAAAGTAGGTAGTGGTCTGGTAACCGCATTTGTTGTCGGTGACGTTGCTGCTGTCAAAGCTGCTGTCGACGCCGGTGCTGCTTCTGCCAGCAAAGTAGGCGAAGTCGTGAGCGTTCAGGTCATTCCACGTCCTCACGAAGAACTGGCAAACGTTCTGCCAGGTAAAACTTCTGCTGCAAAGAAATAA
- a CDS encoding BMC domain-containing protein, with protein MSSEAIGLIETKGLVAQIEASDAMLKAANVTLVDQIQIGGAFITTVIQGDIGSVRAAVDAGAAAASQIGELVGAHVIARPSEGLMSNFI; from the coding sequence ATGAGTTCTGAAGCTATTGGTCTTATTGAAACTAAAGGTCTGGTTGCTCAAATCGAAGCATCCGACGCCATGCTCAAAGCTGCCAACGTGACTCTGGTTGACCAGATTCAAATCGGCGGTGCATTTATCACCACAGTCATTCAAGGGGATATCGGCTCAGTTCGTGCAGCCGTTGACGCTGGTGCTGCTGCTGCTTCTCAAATCGGAGAACTGGTTGGCGCTCACGTGATCGCACGCCCCTCTGAAGGTCTGATGTCTAACTTTATCTAA
- a CDS encoding acetate/propionate family kinase, giving the protein MKVLVANLGSTSFKYRLFDMPAEVQLARGGIDRIGGEQSHCFVEIGEHREEHEQNVPDHAAAVNLCLSQLTNPEWGCLESADEVAGIGFKAVFAGNLSGIRLVDEELLTKMEALADIAPAHNPPYARAMRQLRQAFPEIPLVAALETAFHETIPPENRTYAIPFEWQEEYEVKRWGFHGASHRYIGSRMAELTGKDDLKVISCHLGGSSSLCAMQGGVSKANSLGMSPQTGLPHNNRVGDFDPFALPVLMKATGKSLAELLEDLSSKGGLLGMSGLSGDCRDLEEAAANGHERAQLALGVFHSAIRHYLGAYLTVLGGADAIVFTGGIGENSVSLREKVCSNLEWAGIRLDAERNKSASDEAQIQADDSNVQIWVVPTNEEIVVGRQTVETIEGRS; this is encoded by the coding sequence ATGAAAGTACTTGTCGCCAATTTAGGTTCTACCAGTTTCAAATATCGCTTGTTCGATATGCCCGCAGAAGTGCAGCTTGCACGCGGCGGCATTGATCGGATCGGCGGCGAACAGAGTCATTGTTTCGTGGAAATTGGTGAGCATCGGGAAGAGCACGAACAAAATGTGCCCGACCATGCAGCCGCCGTCAACTTGTGTCTGTCTCAATTGACCAACCCCGAATGGGGCTGTCTCGAGTCAGCCGATGAAGTTGCCGGAATTGGATTCAAAGCGGTCTTTGCCGGAAACTTGAGTGGCATTCGTCTGGTAGATGAAGAATTACTGACCAAGATGGAGGCGCTGGCAGATATTGCACCTGCTCACAACCCTCCGTATGCCCGGGCCATGCGACAACTGCGTCAGGCATTCCCTGAAATTCCGCTTGTTGCCGCATTGGAAACCGCCTTCCATGAAACTATCCCGCCGGAAAATCGTACCTACGCCATTCCCTTTGAATGGCAGGAAGAATACGAAGTCAAACGCTGGGGATTTCATGGTGCCAGTCACCGGTATATCGGCTCTCGTATGGCTGAACTCACCGGCAAAGACGATCTGAAGGTCATCTCCTGTCACTTGGGAGGCAGTAGCTCTTTGTGTGCCATGCAAGGTGGTGTTTCCAAAGCCAACAGTCTGGGAATGAGTCCCCAGACAGGATTGCCGCACAATAATCGTGTGGGTGATTTTGATCCGTTTGCTCTGCCTGTCTTAATGAAGGCCACCGGAAAATCTCTGGCGGAACTTCTGGAAGACCTGTCGAGCAAGGGAGGCCTGTTAGGCATGAGCGGATTGAGTGGCGACTGTCGCGATCTGGAAGAAGCGGCTGCCAATGGACACGAACGGGCGCAACTGGCTCTGGGCGTGTTTCACTCTGCAATCCGGCATTACCTGGGAGCCTACCTGACGGTACTGGGCGGCGCCGATGCGATTGTTTTCACGGGTGGAATCGGTGAAAACAGCGTAAGTTTAAGAGAAAAAGTTTGCAGCAACCTGGAATGGGCGGGAATTCGTCTGGATGCCGAACGGAACAAGTCAGCCTCAGATGAGGCACAAATTCAGGCGGACGACAGTAACGTGCAAATCTGGGTCGTACCGACCAATGAGGAAATTGTGGTTGGACGGCAGACAGTAGAAACCATCGAAGGGCGTTCGTAA